One stretch of Thermoleophilia bacterium DNA includes these proteins:
- the rpmA gene encoding 50S ribosomal protein L27, whose translation MAHKKGLGSSRNGRDSNPKMLGVKVFAGEVVTGGEIIVRQRGTQFWPGDGVGIGRDHTIFATRPGKVGFKPGRRGRVISVDPAE comes from the coding sequence ATGGCGCATAAGAAAGGTCTTGGTTCCTCAAGGAACGGTCGTGACTCGAACCCCAAGATGCTCGGCGTCAAGGTTTTCGCCGGGGAAGTTGTGACCGGTGGCGAGATCATCGTCCGCCAGCGCGGCACCCAGTTCTGGCCCGGAGACGGCGTCGGCATCGGCCGCGACCACACGATTTTTGCGACACGCCCCGGAAAGGTCGGGTTCAAGCCCGGCCGCCGCGGCCGCGTGATCTCGGTCGACCCTGCCGAGTAG
- a CDS encoding rod shape-determining protein RodA yields MESSRISRGEAPTFHHRVSLLERIGIRDMDGWLVFSALGLLACSLLTLHQGSRNAIPGSPDYYMQRQALYGLVGIVAMFLISRVDYSRFRELRVGIYTFLCTSIFAVFAFGVAARGSTNSLELPLFTFQPAELGKVLLILSLAGFVIDGARRGSERQRTIRYLALGFAPTGLVLLQDLGTSLVFGAITIAIMVAAGVRWTHLAAIGGALAVFVAIVLVAMPMAGAPLLKEYQQERLTSFLEPSSDIGDGGYQQNQAKVAAGSGGTTGRGDQATQSRLGFLPENHTDFIFAVVAERYGFAGAALVLSLFALLFWRALRLMTLSKNFYGTLVAAGIAAAIMFQVFVNVGMNLGIMPITGIPLPLMSYGGSAVIATFLMLGVLQSIHIQSRVGQRGTWIP; encoded by the coding sequence ATGGAGTCTTCACGGATCAGCCGGGGGGAGGCCCCGACCTTTCACCACCGGGTTTCGCTGCTCGAACGCATCGGCATCCGTGACATGGACGGCTGGCTCGTGTTTTCGGCTCTGGGCCTGCTGGCGTGCTCGCTGCTGACGCTACACCAGGGCAGCCGCAACGCGATCCCCGGATCCCCCGACTACTACATGCAGCGCCAAGCTCTGTACGGTCTGGTGGGAATTGTTGCGATGTTTCTCATCTCGAGGGTCGATTACTCACGCTTCCGCGAATTGCGGGTGGGTATCTACACGTTCCTCTGCACTTCGATCTTCGCGGTCTTCGCTTTCGGCGTCGCCGCGAGGGGATCGACCAATTCACTTGAACTTCCACTTTTCACCTTCCAACCGGCCGAATTGGGCAAAGTTCTGCTCATCCTCTCCCTGGCTGGATTTGTCATTGACGGGGCCCGACGTGGCTCCGAACGACAACGGACGATCCGCTACCTGGCGCTTGGTTTTGCGCCAACCGGTCTCGTCCTGCTGCAGGACCTCGGCACCTCTCTGGTGTTCGGGGCGATCACTATCGCGATCATGGTCGCGGCAGGGGTGCGCTGGACGCATCTCGCCGCAATCGGCGGCGCCCTGGCGGTTTTCGTCGCCATCGTCCTCGTGGCCATGCCGATGGCCGGTGCGCCGCTCCTCAAGGAGTACCAGCAGGAGAGACTCACGTCTTTCCTCGAGCCTTCTTCGGATATCGGAGATGGCGGCTACCAGCAGAACCAGGCCAAAGTCGCCGCAGGATCCGGTGGAACCACCGGTCGCGGCGATCAGGCAACCCAGTCACGCCTCGGGTTTCTGCCCGAGAACCACACAGATTTCATCTTTGCCGTGGTCGCCGAGCGATATGGATTTGCCGGCGCCGCGCTTGTCTTATCCCTTTTTGCCCTCCTTTTCTGGCGGGCGCTGCGTCTGATGACGCTCTCGAAGAATTTTTACGGAACCCTTGTAGCCGCCGGCATCGCCGCGGCGATCATGTTCCAGGTCTTCGTCAATGTGGGAATGAACCTCGGCATCATGCCGATTACAGGCATACCCTTGCCATTGATGAGCTACGGAGGCTCGGCGGTCATCGCCACCTTCCTGATGCTCGGGGTCCTGCAGAGCATTCACATCCAGTCGCGCGTCGGTCAGAGGGGTACCTGGATCCCTTAG
- the obgE gene encoding GTPase ObgE, translating to MLYDKAKIYVEAGGGGDGVIGFRREAHVPRGGPDGGDGGHGGGVILLCDSSRRDLGALRSKHFRAERGNHGEGSNKQGARGEDLVIRVPPGTQAVSVSGAVIDLVETGQTAVLARGGRGGHGNKRFSTSVRQAPRFAEKGTSGEAGWVELRLKLLADAGLIGLPNAGKSSLLSRLTRADPKVADYPFTTLEPVLGTIEADDRQVVLADIPGLIEGAAEGAGLGHEFLAHVERCAMLIHVVELAPSAGEPLENYRAVRNELAAHDTGLESLPELLVLSKSDLWTDADTADQVADWEESVGDSVLGIIPVSSATGAGLPELTEAIVRFVPKEVMAPVKRGDEGVDVDFEAEHLTYRPKGEGGYSVEKEDEGSFRVHGHGVEVLFDRFDMNNDEALGYLETRLIEMGVMAELKRAGFEPGDEIKVGEYEFELY from the coding sequence GTGCTCTACGACAAGGCCAAAATCTACGTGGAAGCCGGTGGCGGCGGTGATGGCGTGATCGGATTCCGGCGCGAGGCCCACGTGCCGCGCGGCGGGCCCGACGGCGGTGACGGAGGTCACGGCGGCGGGGTGATCCTGCTCTGCGATTCTTCGCGCCGCGACCTCGGGGCGCTGCGTTCCAAGCACTTCCGCGCCGAGCGTGGCAATCACGGCGAGGGCTCGAACAAACAGGGTGCCCGTGGCGAAGACCTGGTGATCCGGGTTCCGCCCGGAACGCAGGCCGTTTCGGTTTCCGGTGCGGTGATCGACCTGGTCGAGACCGGCCAGACCGCGGTCCTGGCCCGTGGCGGGCGCGGCGGCCACGGCAACAAGCGCTTTTCAACTTCGGTCCGGCAGGCGCCACGTTTTGCCGAAAAGGGGACCTCGGGCGAGGCGGGCTGGGTTGAACTGCGGCTGAAGCTCCTGGCCGACGCCGGTCTGATCGGTCTGCCCAACGCCGGCAAGTCGTCGCTGCTCAGCCGGCTGACCCGGGCCGACCCGAAGGTCGCCGACTACCCGTTCACGACGCTCGAGCCGGTGCTCGGCACGATCGAGGCCGACGACCGCCAGGTCGTATTGGCCGATATTCCCGGACTGATCGAAGGCGCCGCCGAAGGGGCGGGCCTCGGGCATGAGTTCCTGGCCCACGTCGAGCGCTGCGCGATGCTGATCCACGTGGTCGAGTTGGCTCCGTCGGCCGGCGAACCGCTCGAGAACTACCGCGCGGTCCGCAATGAGCTGGCCGCCCATGACACCGGACTGGAATCGCTGCCCGAACTACTCGTTCTCTCCAAGTCGGACCTCTGGACGGACGCCGACACGGCCGATCAGGTCGCCGACTGGGAGGAGAGCGTCGGCGATTCGGTGCTCGGCATCATCCCGGTCTCGTCAGCCACCGGCGCGGGCCTGCCCGAGCTGACCGAGGCGATCGTACGTTTCGTGCCGAAGGAGGTGATGGCTCCGGTGAAGCGGGGCGACGAAGGCGTCGACGTCGATTTCGAGGCCGAACACCTGACCTACCGCCCCAAGGGCGAGGGTGGCTATTCGGTGGAGAAGGAAGACGAAGGCTCCTTCCGGGTTCACGGCCACGGGGTCGAAGTGCTCTTCGACCGGTTCGACATGAACAACGACGAGGCCCTCGGTTACCTCGAGACGAGGCTGATCGAGATGGGAGTCATGGCCGAGCTGAAGCGAGCAGGTTTCGAGCCGGGCGATGAAATCAAGGTCGGCGAGTATGAGTTTGAGCTTTACTAG
- the mreC gene encoding rod shape-determining protein MreC — MYRKQVRRRRAVLIGLVLLGFVLLTVTFGQGSGSVGGLGNVFGPVQDGASRVLKPARDLVNWFDETIEARGERERLTTELAESRSQAIAGQVALQENKQLRTMANLQAKAGIADGYEPVTATVISRSPTVWFSTVGIDRGSSDGIALNDPVISGDGLVGHISSVSRGDSVVTLITDSTSAVSAKVEPGGAQGVVRATVGAPDKLVLEFLDQTKNITKGQSVVTSGWRGEGLSSLYPRNIPIGEVDHAPIDEREAIQTVDLAPYPNMRNLDLLQVLTGGSRG, encoded by the coding sequence GTGTACCGAAAGCAAGTTCGCCGCCGTCGAGCGGTTCTCATAGGGCTGGTCCTGCTCGGTTTCGTGCTGCTCACGGTGACTTTCGGCCAGGGTTCGGGCTCGGTCGGCGGCCTCGGAAACGTCTTCGGACCCGTCCAGGATGGAGCCAGCCGGGTGCTGAAGCCCGCCCGGGACCTGGTCAACTGGTTCGACGAGACGATCGAGGCCCGGGGTGAGCGGGAAAGGCTGACCACGGAGCTCGCCGAGTCGAGGAGCCAGGCGATCGCCGGACAGGTGGCGCTACAGGAGAACAAGCAGCTGCGCACGATGGCGAACCTCCAGGCGAAGGCGGGCATCGCCGACGGCTACGAACCGGTCACCGCAACGGTGATCAGCCGGTCGCCGACCGTCTGGTTCTCGACCGTGGGCATCGACCGCGGCTCCTCGGACGGGATCGCGCTCAACGACCCGGTGATCAGCGGTGACGGCCTGGTCGGCCACATCAGCTCGGTCAGCCGGGGCGATTCGGTGGTCACGCTGATCACCGACAGCACCAGCGCCGTCAGCGCCAAGGTTGAGCCGGGTGGGGCCCAGGGCGTGGTGCGGGCGACGGTCGGCGCGCCGGACAAGCTCGTGCTCGAGTTCCTCGACCAGACCAAGAACATCACCAAGGGCCAGAGCGTCGTCACCTCCGGCTGGCGGGGCGAGGGCCTCTCCTCGCTCTATCCGCGGAACATTCCGATCGGCGAAGTCGACCACGCGCCGATCGACGAGCGCGAGGCGATCCAGACCGTGGACCTGGCGCCTTATCCGAACATGCGGAACCTCGACCTGCTCCAGGTCCTGACGGGCGGCAGCCGCGGATGA
- a CDS encoding aquaporin family protein → MQDRGLAAYIAELVGTLFLVFFITSVGVLFISVGESASFGSDFAVIGLTYGFILCILIIGIGIASGGHFNPAITFGAALMKKIAPVDAVIYILAQLSGGVLGALLTKALLEDEGRASNYGAATISPLLGGATQGFIVEGLGAFLLVLTVLAVALGIKAKKEWAPLAIGLTFAAIGMVFGPLTGASVNPARWFGPALVSGEFGDAWVYVLAPLVGAALAFAFYKFVIEKSASELEPTSVSPGSQS, encoded by the coding sequence ATGCAAGATCGCGGACTCGCCGCATACATCGCTGAACTGGTCGGAACTTTGTTCCTGGTCTTTTTCATCACTAGTGTCGGTGTCCTCTTCATCTCGGTAGGAGAGTCGGCTTCGTTCGGTTCTGACTTCGCGGTGATCGGCCTCACTTATGGCTTCATCCTCTGCATCCTCATCATCGGGATAGGCATAGCCAGTGGTGGTCACTTCAACCCCGCAATCACCTTCGGTGCTGCGCTCATGAAGAAGATCGCGCCAGTTGACGCGGTCATCTACATCCTGGCCCAGCTCTCCGGTGGTGTTCTCGGAGCGCTGCTGACCAAGGCTCTGCTTGAAGACGAAGGGCGCGCTTCCAATTACGGAGCCGCGACCATCAGTCCGTTGCTCGGTGGCGCCACTCAGGGCTTCATCGTCGAAGGCCTCGGCGCCTTCCTGCTCGTCCTGACCGTCCTGGCCGTGGCGCTGGGTATCAAGGCGAAGAAGGAATGGGCCCCGCTGGCGATCGGCCTGACCTTCGCCGCGATCGGCATGGTCTTCGGACCGCTGACCGGCGCTTCGGTCAACCCGGCCCGCTGGTTCGGCCCGGCCCTCGTCTCCGGTGAGTTCGGGGATGCATGGGTCTATGTGCTCGCCCCACTCGTCGGTGCTGCACTCGCCTTCGCGTTCTACAAGTTCGTGATCGAGAAGTCAGCCTCCGAACTGGAGCCGACCTCAGTCTCGCCGGGCAGCCAGTCCTGA
- the mreD gene encoding rod shape-determining protein MreD: MIVTNKVALRIALLVLFVVLLQSGFFSLVEVLHTSFWVLPACAVIFGLLGGSMVGATVGFSIGFLSDALDDGPLGTAALIFMGVGYLAGLYRERGEQPDRLVTAGLCGAATVASSVALGIFTTVLGLDASVSPAILLEVALQGLYGFLLAFPLNALIRRVLRPALIDERRGRRRRTAELGDLRGS; this comes from the coding sequence ATGATCGTCACCAACAAAGTCGCGCTGCGCATTGCCCTCCTGGTGCTGTTCGTCGTGCTGCTCCAGTCGGGGTTCTTCTCGCTGGTCGAGGTGCTCCACACGTCGTTCTGGGTCCTGCCGGCCTGCGCGGTGATCTTCGGCCTGCTCGGCGGCAGCATGGTCGGGGCCACGGTCGGCTTCTCGATCGGCTTCCTGTCGGACGCGCTCGATGACGGCCCGCTCGGCACCGCCGCCCTGATCTTCATGGGTGTGGGTTACCTGGCGGGCCTCTATCGAGAGCGGGGGGAGCAACCGGATCGGCTGGTCACCGCCGGACTCTGCGGCGCCGCGACGGTCGCCTCCAGCGTCGCCCTCGGAATCTTCACAACCGTGCTCGGTCTGGATGCCTCGGTCAGCCCGGCGATTCTGCTCGAGGTGGCACTGCAGGGTCTCTATGGTTTCTTGTTGGCCTTTCCTTTGAACGCCCTGATCCGCCGGGTCCTCCGGCCCGCTTTGATCGACGAAAGACGCGGGCGCCGCCGGCGGACCGCCGAATTGGGCGATCTGAGGGGTTCGTAG
- the maf gene encoding septum formation protein Maf, which produces MPAFPVILASGSPQRREILERLDLEFEVKVSGVEEIVHGNPAEVVLANALLKARAVSEEGSIVIGCDTDVVVEEHIIGKPEDEVRAREYLAQLSGRVHQVLSGLAVIGPDGDQTRTGVAVSEVRFRDLSSHEIDRYLASGEWRNRAGGYAIQGRGSALVAGIEGDLANVIGLPVGLLLELAPELDA; this is translated from the coding sequence ATGCCCGCCTTCCCCGTCATCCTCGCCTCTGGCTCCCCGCAGCGCCGGGAGATCCTCGAGCGCCTGGACCTCGAATTTGAAGTCAAGGTCTCCGGGGTTGAGGAGATCGTTCATGGGAATCCGGCCGAAGTCGTGCTCGCCAACGCGTTGCTCAAGGCGAGGGCGGTGTCTGAGGAGGGCTCGATCGTCATCGGCTGCGACACCGATGTCGTGGTCGAGGAGCACATCATCGGCAAACCCGAAGATGAGGTTCGGGCCCGGGAATACCTGGCCCAGCTTTCAGGTCGTGTCCACCAGGTTCTCAGCGGTCTCGCGGTCATCGGCCCCGACGGTGACCAGACCCGCACCGGGGTCGCGGTCTCCGAAGTGCGGTTCCGGGACCTCAGCAGTCACGAGATCGACCGGTACCTGGCCAGTGGCGAGTGGCGGAACCGGGCCGGAGGGTATGCGATTCAGGGCCGGGGTTCGGCTCTGGTGGCGGGTATCGAGGGTGACCTCGCCAACGTGATCGGGCTGCCGGTAGGGCTACTGCTCGAACTCGCCCCCGAACTCGACGCCTGA
- a CDS encoding glutamate-5-semialdehyde dehydrogenase — translation MDATLSDIVADCAAAKGAARTLASAPTETKNSALEAIAAGLTESVDTILAANAEDLTDERAQGLSEALVDRLTLTADRVEAMAAGVREVASLEDPVGEELEARTLDNGLDLKKVRVPLGVIAVVYEARPNVTIDCAVLTIKSGNAILLRGSSYAERTNGALASVVRDGLAEAGLPADSVVLSTGGGREGLAGLATQEGVVDLLIPRGGEGLKNALKEVATVPVMYAASGNCHIYVHADADLEMGRAIAFNAKVSRPGVCNSAETLLVDSQVAAAFLPLALKQLAEAGVELVGDERVRENSGGTEVRLAVHDDWDTEFLDLKLAVAVVDDLDAAIEHVNRHGSGHSEAIVTENSQAADIFAENVDAAAVYVNASTRFTDGFEYGMGAEIGNSTQKLHARGPIGLRELTTIKYVVRGDGQVRG, via the coding sequence ATGGACGCCACTCTTTCCGACATAGTCGCCGACTGCGCCGCCGCCAAGGGCGCTGCCCGCACGCTGGCGTCGGCCCCGACCGAGACCAAGAACAGCGCCCTGGAAGCGATTGCCGCCGGATTGACGGAGAGCGTCGACACGATCCTCGCCGCCAACGCCGAGGATCTGACCGATGAGCGCGCCCAGGGGCTGAGTGAAGCGCTGGTCGACCGTCTGACCCTCACCGCAGACCGGGTCGAAGCGATGGCCGCCGGCGTCAGGGAGGTCGCCTCGCTGGAAGATCCGGTGGGTGAAGAGCTGGAGGCGCGCACGCTGGACAACGGGCTCGACCTGAAGAAGGTCCGGGTGCCGCTGGGCGTGATCGCGGTGGTCTATGAGGCCCGGCCGAACGTGACCATCGATTGCGCCGTGCTGACGATCAAGAGCGGCAACGCGATCCTCTTGCGTGGTTCCAGTTACGCCGAGCGCACCAACGGGGCCCTGGCGTCGGTGGTTCGCGACGGCCTGGCCGAAGCGGGCCTGCCGGCCGATTCGGTCGTGCTTTCGACCGGCGGCGGCCGTGAAGGCCTCGCCGGCCTCGCCACCCAGGAAGGCGTGGTCGACCTGCTGATTCCCCGCGGTGGTGAAGGGCTGAAGAACGCCTTGAAGGAGGTTGCCACCGTGCCGGTCATGTACGCGGCCTCCGGCAACTGCCACATATATGTGCACGCCGATGCGGATCTGGAGATGGGCCGGGCGATCGCCTTCAACGCCAAGGTGAGTCGGCCCGGTGTCTGCAACTCGGCTGAAACGCTTTTGGTCGACAGCCAGGTTGCCGCCGCTTTCCTGCCGCTCGCCCTGAAGCAACTGGCGGAAGCCGGGGTGGAACTGGTCGGTGACGAACGCGTCCGCGAGAACTCCGGTGGCACCGAGGTCCGGCTGGCCGTCCACGACGACTGGGATACGGAGTTCCTCGACCTGAAGCTGGCGGTGGCCGTGGTCGACGACCTCGACGCCGCGATCGAGCACGTCAACCGGCACGGAAGCGGCCATTCCGAGGCGATCGTCACCGAGAACTCGCAGGCGGCAGATATCTTCGCCGAGAACGTCGATGCCGCTGCGGTCTACGTCAATGCCTCGACCCGGTTCACTGACGGGTTCGAATACGGGATGGGCGCCGAGATCGGCAACTCGACCCAGAAGCTCCACGCCCGCGGGCCGATCGGCCTGCGCGAGCTCACCACCATCAAGTACGTGGTTCGCGGTGACGGCCAGGTACGTGGCTGA
- the rplU gene encoding 50S ribosomal protein L21 — translation MYAVVESGGKQYRVEEGTVLVVDRLKAEQGDKVTLRPVMFRGDEVVATAKDLEKIKIEATVTEHLRGDKIKVFKYKAKKGYSRRAGHRAELTKLEVTSLGGAKKAAPKKAAVKKDEPKAEAATKAAPAEKAPAKKPAAAKKPAAKKPAAEKKPAAAKKPAAKKPAAKKPAAKKEDDN, via the coding sequence ATGTATGCGGTTGTAGAAAGCGGTGGCAAGCAGTACCGCGTCGAAGAAGGCACGGTTCTCGTGGTTGATCGCCTGAAGGCGGAACAGGGTGACAAAGTCACGCTGCGTCCCGTCATGTTCAGGGGCGACGAAGTGGTCGCGACGGCCAAGGACCTGGAAAAGATCAAGATCGAAGCAACGGTCACAGAGCACCTGCGCGGCGACAAGATCAAGGTCTTCAAGTACAAGGCCAAGAAGGGCTACAGCCGACGGGCCGGACACCGGGCCGAGCTGACCAAGCTCGAAGTGACTTCACTCGGTGGCGCGAAGAAGGCTGCCCCGAAGAAGGCCGCTGTCAAGAAGGACGAGCCGAAGGCTGAAGCCGCGACCAAGGCCGCACCGGCCGAGAAGGCACCGGCCAAGAAGCCTGCCGCAGCAAAGAAGCCTGCAGCGAAGAAGCCCGCGGCCGAAAAGAAGCCGGCAGCCGCGAAGAAGCCTGCCGCCAAGAAGCCTGCGGCGAAGAAGCCCGCAGCCAAGAAGGAGGACGACAACTAA
- the proB gene encoding glutamate 5-kinase, which produces MTLVVKLGSSIVAADDGGLRTDVLDSVCEQAATLCRAGEPLVMVTSGSIATGIRLLGLEARPRAIDELQAASAVGQGSLYREYESRLQEGQAAAAQVLLTASDVASRASYLNARQTLRRLLEWGVVPVINENDTVATDEITFGDNDFLAAQVAIMLEARLLVLLTNTEGVFTADPGSNPDAELITKVEDFSELAGMDIGDRTSVFGSGGMRSKVAAAEMASGSGIEVRICNGTVDGSLRKAAAGEATGTSFTARRRPASGFKQWLKYAKPAAGRIVVDDGAARVLSQSGSSLLPVGVTGVEGRFEAGDAVEVVADGVVIGKGIANYSAEEADRIKGMKSKDVLDLMPQASEELVHRDYFVLA; this is translated from the coding sequence ATGACTCTCGTCGTAAAACTCGGATCTTCGATCGTCGCCGCCGATGACGGCGGCCTGCGCACGGACGTGCTCGATTCCGTCTGCGAACAGGCCGCTACGCTTTGCCGAGCCGGCGAACCGCTGGTCATGGTTACCTCGGGCTCGATTGCCACCGGGATCCGGCTGCTCGGCCTCGAGGCGCGCCCGCGCGCGATCGACGAACTCCAGGCCGCCTCGGCGGTTGGTCAGGGCTCGCTCTACCGTGAGTACGAGTCGCGTCTTCAGGAAGGCCAGGCGGCCGCCGCGCAGGTGCTGCTGACTGCCTCCGACGTTGCCAGCCGCGCCAGTTACCTGAACGCCCGCCAGACCCTGCGCCGCCTGCTGGAGTGGGGAGTGGTGCCGGTGATCAACGAGAACGACACCGTGGCGACCGACGAGATCACTTTCGGCGACAACGACTTCCTTGCCGCCCAGGTCGCGATCATGCTCGAAGCCCGCCTGCTCGTGTTGCTGACCAATACCGAAGGCGTCTTCACCGCTGACCCCGGTTCGAATCCGGACGCGGAGCTGATCACCAAAGTCGAAGACTTCAGCGAGCTGGCCGGCATGGACATCGGCGACCGCACCTCGGTCTTCGGCAGCGGCGGCATGCGCAGCAAGGTGGCCGCGGCCGAGATGGCTTCCGGCTCGGGCATCGAAGTACGGATCTGCAACGGGACCGTGGACGGCAGTCTCCGGAAGGCGGCGGCCGGCGAGGCTACCGGGACTTCGTTCACCGCCCGGCGGCGGCCGGCATCGGGGTTCAAGCAGTGGCTCAAGTACGCGAAGCCGGCAGCCGGCCGGATCGTGGTTGACGACGGGGCGGCACGCGTGCTCAGCCAGAGCGGGTCGAGCCTTCTGCCGGTCGGCGTGACCGGGGTCGAGGGCCGTTTCGAGGCGGGCGACGCGGTCGAGGTCGTGGCGGACGGAGTGGTCATCGGCAAAGGCATCGCCAACTACTCAGCCGAAGAGGCCGACCGGATCAAGGGAATGAAGAGCAAGGACGTACTCGACCTGATGCCGCAGGCCTCCGAGGAACTCGTTCACCGGGATTATTTCGTCCTGGCCTGA
- the mrdA gene encoding penicillin-binding protein 2: protein MRFQPVIPKTKHRHGTALRVAIIGGAGLFLFGVLFFRLWSLQVVTGDEYLAEATENRTREIRVRPPRGRILDRDGNVLVDNRTSMALQLDPIEVPDASPARRKLFKSVAEVVDRKLEWVQNRYRQEIENDPPGSPVTMADNVDDDLVFYLQEHQAEYPEIQVNRVFVRKYPQGAEAAHLLGSVGDVTAEDLDKADDPDIEGGDSLGKAGIEQTYDHTLRGSAGTTKYQVDSTGKVKGQLDSQTPRPGDTLRLTLDQDVQQAGEAALSSIGLPGGFVAMDVNSGEVLGLGSAPTFDPAEFTRPLSQKRVDELYDEDNGAPLFNRAITGAYPVGSIYKPITAIAALDGGVISATDVVQDTGQVKIADQVFTNAGKEAHGPVDMRRSIEVSSDVYYYLLGAKMNGTNQLQKWSDQFGIGQTTGIDLPGEAAGFLPSKEAINERDREEPDNPFAVPWVIGDNIQLAIGQGSLQADPLQMAVAYSALGNGGTVYKPRLVQQTEDAAGRVLSETEPEVVREIPIDPGARDVIMSGLHDAAQSPEGTSYKVFGGFPVPVAGKTGTAERPPNGDQAWYAVLAPYPNPEIVVTTTIEEGGFGADTAAPVALQILSAYFDKQAKAVSGGTASPE from the coding sequence ATGAGATTTCAGCCCGTCATCCCGAAAACCAAGCATCGCCATGGAACCGCCCTGCGGGTGGCGATCATCGGCGGGGCGGGGCTGTTCCTCTTCGGCGTCCTTTTCTTCCGCCTCTGGTCGCTCCAGGTCGTCACCGGTGACGAGTACCTGGCCGAAGCGACCGAGAACCGGACTCGCGAGATTCGGGTCAGGCCGCCGCGAGGGCGGATCCTCGACCGCGACGGCAACGTGCTGGTCGACAACCGGACCAGCATGGCGCTGCAGCTCGACCCGATAGAGGTTCCCGACGCGAGCCCCGCCCGCCGGAAACTCTTCAAGTCGGTCGCGGAAGTTGTGGACCGGAAGCTCGAGTGGGTCCAGAACCGGTACCGCCAGGAAATCGAGAACGACCCGCCCGGCAGCCCGGTCACCATGGCCGACAACGTCGACGACGACCTCGTCTTCTACCTGCAGGAGCACCAGGCGGAGTACCCGGAGATCCAGGTGAACCGGGTCTTCGTCCGCAAGTACCCGCAGGGGGCCGAAGCGGCTCATCTCCTTGGCAGCGTCGGCGACGTCACCGCGGAGGACCTCGACAAGGCCGACGACCCCGACATCGAGGGCGGCGATTCGCTCGGTAAAGCCGGTATCGAGCAGACTTACGACCACACTCTGCGTGGCTCTGCGGGCACGACGAAGTACCAGGTCGATTCCACCGGCAAGGTCAAGGGCCAGCTCGATTCCCAGACCCCGCGGCCCGGCGACACGCTGCGGCTCACCCTCGACCAGGACGTTCAGCAGGCAGGCGAAGCGGCACTTTCTTCGATCGGCCTGCCGGGCGGCTTCGTTGCCATGGATGTCAACAGCGGGGAGGTGCTCGGGCTCGGCTCGGCTCCGACCTTCGACCCGGCCGAGTTCACGCGGCCGCTCAGTCAGAAGCGGGTCGATGAGTTATATGACGAAGACAACGGCGCACCGCTCTTCAACCGGGCCATCACCGGCGCTTATCCGGTCGGCTCGATCTACAAGCCGATCACCGCGATTGCGGCGCTGGACGGGGGAGTGATTTCGGCGACCGACGTAGTCCAGGACACCGGACAGGTCAAAATCGCCGACCAGGTCTTTACCAACGCCGGCAAGGAGGCGCACGGTCCGGTTGACATGCGCCGTTCGATCGAAGTCTCGTCGGACGTCTACTACTACCTGCTCGGCGCCAAGATGAACGGCACCAACCAGCTTCAGAAGTGGTCGGATCAGTTCGGGATCGGCCAGACCACCGGGATCGACCTCCCGGGTGAGGCCGCCGGCTTCCTGCCTTCGAAAGAAGCGATCAACGAACGGGACCGCGAGGAGCCGGACAATCCCTTCGCCGTGCCGTGGGTGATCGGCGACAACATCCAGCTCGCGATCGGCCAGGGTTCGCTCCAGGCCGACCCGCTCCAGATGGCGGTCGCCTACTCCGCCCTCGGCAATGGCGGCACCGTCTACAAGCCACGACTGGTCCAGCAGACCGAGGACGCAGCCGGCCGGGTGCTGTCCGAGACCGAGCCGGAAGTGGTGCGAGAGATCCCGATCGACCCCGGGGCCCGCGACGTGATCATGAGCGGTCTCCACGACGCCGCCCAGTCGCCCGAAGGCACCTCGTACAAGGTCTTCGGCGGCTTCCCGGTGCCGGTGGCCGGCAAGACCGGCACGGCCGAGCGCCCGCCGAACGGCGATCAGGCCTGGTACGCGGTGCTCGCGCCGTACCCCAACCCCGAGATCGTGGTCACGACGACGATCGAAGAGGGCGGATTCGGTGCGGATACCGCAGCGCCAGTTGCTCTCCAGATCCTTTCGGCGTACTTCGACAAGCAGGCCAAAGCCGTTTCCGGCGGCACCGCGAGCCCCGAGTGA